Proteins from a genomic interval of Trifolium pratense cultivar HEN17-A07 linkage group LG6, ARS_RC_1.1, whole genome shotgun sequence:
- the LOC123891145 gene encoding uncharacterized protein LOC123891145 isoform X5: MRTQLQQLCVDKKEQELEVCGTEISGQSGSSSRSEQTTGIATGDNAAFEVNHLDIHDNDAGSRVCRHSSNKKKKCQQRVSDGGDTSGMGLPQVTMKVFEKIESKGKTTFNEVADELVAELSDPMNSVLSPEKFVGLKNLVQRNEQLYRSENPPSGGLSLPFVLVQTPPHATVELEVEISEDNQDMQLVHFDFNSAPFQLYDDNYVLKSMEFCDRPRSDIVMLTEEGEVSSLSGLNQLQVPPSVPGILENNTMESNKRRRCGSSLTLSGITNVTSSSLHSQVSSKNVFRKPLHIGPGKYVLKRPRSPHRIDESSQMNFDKSNNKEIYVECNENGEEYDVPDNNSVSSENVFRKPLHIGPGKYVLKRPRSPHRRDETSLMNFDISNNKEIYVECNENGEEYDVPDNHSFFGYIPDNHSVQVVTSQYWDIGEPTCICEYCGAMMWSEERLRKSSKAKNPKFNMCCFQGRIVIPHYHPLPQPLNDLFHKHDKRSKYFLDNIRSFNSMFAFTSMGGKLNKSLNDGNATPTLLMNGENYHQIGSLLPHPGIQPKFAQLYIYDTENEISNRMSVVSMKDNSSSLKATIVDDIKKVLDNHNPYAQTYRMIRDKICENDVPTLKLRILGKRGRDGRRYNLPTTSEVAALIVGDFDAADFERDIILETQSGLLKRISAFEPAYLPLQYPMLFPRGEDGFRKDIQYNDDSNAPTIKRRTITLREWFAYRIQQRITEQSTLLFSRRLFHQFLVDAYSMIESSRLKWIRNHQKDLRVEMYKGLTEAILRGEITPSTAGKRIVLPSSFTGGARYMIQNYQDAMTICGWAGHPDLFITFTCNHKWPELCGFLSKYKLKSKDRPDLVCRLFKIKLDHLIKEIKEGEIFGKVKAVIYTIEFQKRGLPHAHILVFLHPGSRHVHPQDIDRIICAEIPDKHSDPKLFNIVSALMIHSPCGDQNKNSPCMHNGKCTKYFPKRFVDNTIIDADGYPVYRRRDNGVFIRKGEFLVDNRFVVPYNRHLLLKYNSHINVEWCNQSRSLKYLFKFVNKGHDRVTAGFYNNDSKYDDEIKLYYDCRYLSSYEAVWRIFTFDINYKKPSVERLTFHLPGEQPVVFDDVDPINEVVNKPFIHNTKFLAWMDANKKYEEAKNLTYNQFPLKFVWKDSERQWYPRKKGHKIGRLHFVPPGIGEIYYLRTLLNYVKGPRSFAEIRTVNNVHYPTFKEACYAMSLLDDDKEYIDAIMEASHWGTGSNLRELFANYLLSNQFSRPEFVWNETWEYLTDDILSTQRMLLQLQDLVLSPTELKIFALSEIEKLLQSNHKSLSDFPTMPQPDLSMITARENRLIYDELNYDRHSLVEEYTRLMSTMTSEQRRIYDKIMTRVTENKPGLFFLYGYGGTGKTYIWRAMSAALRSKGDIVLTVASSGIAALLIPGGSTAHSRFSIPIQVDENSTCNIKQGSPLAELIVKAKLIIWDEAPMAHKHCFEAVDRTFRDILRFCDSRNINLPFGGKVVVLGGNFRQILPVIPKGTRQEVVHATINSSYLWDFCEVMTLHTNMRLLTDSLDSDFQQRKEFSDWILGIGDGNVGEDNDVDISVQIPDDLLIKSAGDSLTSIVYSTYPSFLDNMNDLSFFQDRAILAPKNDIVDKINDYMLGLIPGDRKTYLSFDSAYSPNSDVDNPDNVHTTEFFNTINGFGLPNHIVKLKVGVPVMLLRNINHSSGLCNGTRLIITRMGKYVLEGKVISGSNLGHKVYIPRLSLTPADVRIPFKFQRKQFPLTLSFAMTINKSQGQSLKHVGLYLSCSVFSHGQLYVALSRVTSRKGLKILAIDDESQDTNMTANVVYKEIFQKLS, translated from the exons GTGGCAGATGAACTTGTGGCTGAACTTTCTGATCCAATGAATAGTGTTTTGTCCCCCGAGAAG TTTGTAGGTCTTAAGAACCTTGTTCAACGAAATGAGCAACTATATAGATCAGAAAATCCTCCCAGCGGAGGTTTATCTTTACCTTTTGTTCTGGTACAG ACGCCTCCGCATGCAACTGTTGAACTTGAAGTGGAAATATCAGAAGACAATCAAGATATGCAACTTGTTCATTTTGATTTCAATAG TGCCCCTTTTCAACTGTATGACGACAATTATGTGCTCAAATCAATGGAATTTTGTGATAGACCTCGGAGTGATATTGTTATGCTCACGGAAGAAGGGGAAGTTTCTAGCTTGTCAGGCTTGAATCAGTTACAGGTTCCTCCTTCAGTTCCTGGAATACTAGAG AACAATACAATGGAGTCAAACAAAAGGCGTAGATGTGGTTCGAGTTTGACATTATCTGGTATTACTAATG TTACTTCTTCATCATTGCATTCACAAGTGTCCAGCAAAAATGTGTTTCGAAAACCTTTGCATATTGGACCTGGTAAATATGTTCTCAAGCGCCCCAGAAGCCCACATAGAATAGATGAAAGTTCTCAAATGAATTTCGACAAATCTAACAATAAGGAAATATATGTGGAATGCAACGAGAATGGCGAAGAGTATGATGTTCCTGATAATAATTCTG TGTCCAGCGAAAATGTGTTTCGAAAACCTTTGCATATTGGACCTGGTAAATATGTTCTCAAGCGCCCCAGAAGCCCACATAGAAGAGATGAAACTTCTCTAATGAATTTCGACATATCTAACAATAAGGAAATATATGTAGAATGCAACGAGAATGGCGAAGAATATGATGTTCCTGATAATcattctttttttggttacattccTGATAATCATTCTG TTCAAGTTGTTACCTCACAATACTGGGACATTGGAGAACCAACATGCATTTGTGAGTACTGTGGTGCAATGATGTGGTCTGAAGAAAGACTGCGAAAGTCGTCTAAAGCAAAAAATCCAAAGTTTAATATGTGTTGCTTCCAAGGGAGGATTGTGATTCCTCATTACCATCCTCTTCCACAGCCACTGAATGATTTGTTTCACAAACATGACAAGAGAAGCAAATATTTTTTGGATAACATCAGATCATTCAATAGTATGTTTGCTTTCACATCTATGGGTGGGAAATTGAATAAGTCACTAAATGATGGAAATGCTACTCCAACTCTTCTCATGAATGGTGAAAACTATCATCAGATCGGAAGTTTGCTTCCACATCCAGGAATTCAGCCCAAGTTTGCtcaattatatatttatgaCACTGAAAATGAAATAAGTAACAGAATGTCAGTTGTAAG TATGAAAGACAATAGCTCTTCATTGAAAGCAACAATTGTTGATGATATTAAGAAAGTTCTCGATAATCATAATCCATATGCTCAAACATATAGGATGATTCGAGACAAAATTTGTGAAAATGATGTTCCGACATTGAAGTTGAGAATATTAGGCAAGAGAGGACGTGATGGTAGGAGATACAATCTTCCAACAACATCAGAAGTTGCAGCTTtaattgttggtgattttgaTGCAGCCGACTTTGAGAGAGATATAATTTTGGAGACTCAGTCAGGTTTATTGAAACGTATCTCAGCATTTGAACCTGCATATTTGCCATTACAATATCCCATGCTCTTTCCTCGAGGAGAAGATGGATTTAGGAAGGACATCCAATACAATGATGATTCAAATGCACCTACAATAAAAAGACGAACAATTACTCTTCGAGAGTGGTTTGCTTATAGGATCCAGCAGAGGATTACTGAACAATCAACTTTATTGTTTTCTAGACGTTTATTCCATCAGTTTCTGGTGGATGCTTATAGTATGATTGAGTCTTCACGGTTGAAATGGATTAGAAATCATCAAAAAGATTTGAGAGTTGAGATGTACAAGGGTCTTACAGAGGCCATTCTTAGAGGGGAGATTACTCCGTCAACAGCTGGCAAGAGAATTGTGTTGCCGTCATCTTTTACCGGAGGAGCACGCTATATGATTCAAAACTACCAGGATGCTATGACAATATGTGGATGGGCTGGACATCCTGATTTGTTCATCACTTTTACTTGCAATCATAAGTGGCCAGAATTGTGTGGATTTTTGAGCAAATACAAACTAAAGTCGAAAGACCGACCAGATTTAGTTTGCAGACTTTTCAAAATTAAACTCGATCATTTGATAAAAGAGATAAAGGAAGGAGAAATCTTTGGCAAAGTTAAAGCAG TGATATACACAATCGAATTTCAAAAGCGTGGACTACCGCATGCTCACATACTGGTATTTTTGCACCCTGGTAGTAGGCATGTACATCCTCAAGATATAGACAGAATAATCTGTGCTGAGATTCCAGATAAACATAGTGATCCTAAACTATTTAATATAGTGTCTGCGCTTATGATTCATAGTCCATGTGGTGATCAGAATAAAAATTCTCCATGCATGCATAATGGAAAATGTACCAAATATTTTCCAAAGAGGTTTGTTGACAACACAATTATTGACGCAGATGGATATCCAGTATACAGAAGGCGAGATAATGGCGTGTTTATTAGAAAGGGCGAGTTTTTGGTTGATAATAGATTTGTAGTGCCATATAATAGACATCTGCTGTTGAAGTACAATTCTCATATTAATGTTGAATGGTGTAACCAGTCTCGATCTTTGAAGTATTTGTTTAAATTTGTCAACAAAGGGCATGATCGTGTCACTGCAGGCTTCTATAACAATGATTCTAAATATGATGACGAAATAAAGTTGTATTATGATTGTAGATATTTGTCATCCTATGAAGCAGTTTGGAGAATTTTTACTTTTGACATTAACTACAAAAAACCTTCAGTGGAGAGGTTAACCTTCCATTTGCCAGGTGAACAACCAGTTGTTTTTGACGACGTTGATCCAATTAATGAGGTTGTCAATAAGCCATTTATTCATAATACCAAGTTTTTGGCGTGGATGGATGCAAATAAGAAGTATGAGGAAGCTAAGAATCTTACTTACAATCAATTTCCTCTGAAATTTGTTTGGAAAGATTCTGAACGTCAATGGTATCCCCGAAAAAAAGGTCATAAAATTGGAAGACTTCACTTTGTACCACCTGGAATTGGTGAGATATATTATCTCAGGACTTTGCTTAATTATGTTAAAGGCCCTCGATCATTTGCTGAAATAAGGACAGTGAACAATGTTCATTATCCGACATTCAAGGAGGCTTGCTATGCGATGAGTTTGTTAGATGATGACAAAGAGTACATAGATGCCATTATGGAGGCAAGCCATTGGGGTACAGGAAGTAATTTACGGGAGCTATTTGCAAATTATTTGTTGTCAAATCAGTTTTCTAGACCTGAATTTGTTTGGAACGAGACTTGGGAGTATTTGACTGATGACATATTGAGCACACAAAGAATGCTTCTTCAATTGCAAG ATTTGGTTTTATCTCCAACAGAGTTGAAGATCTTCGCATTGTCAGAGATTGAAAAATTGCTACAAAGCAATCACAAGAGTCTGTCAGACTTTCCTACAATGCCGCAGCCAGACTTGTCAATGATTACTGCAAGAGAAAATAGGCTCATATATGATGAGCTAAATTATGACAGACACTCTTTGGTTGAAGAATACACTCGATTGATGTCAACCATGACTTCAGAACAAAGGAGAATATATGACAAGATAATGACACGAGTCACTGAAAATAAACCTGGATTGTTTTTTCTTTACGGTTATGGCGGCACAGGAAAAACTTATATTTGGAGGGCTATGTCAGCAGCATTACGCTCAAAGGGAGATATTGTTCTAACGGTTGCATCTAGTGGAATAGCTGCTTTGCTGATTCCTGGTGGAAGTACTGCACATTCAAGGTTTTCCATTCCTATACAAGTTGATGAAAACTCAACTTGCAATATTAAGCAAGGAAGCCCCTTAGCAGAACTAATAGTCAAGGCAAAGCTCATCATATGGGATGAAGCTCCAATGGCACACAAACATTGTTTTGAAGCTGTTGATAGAACCTTCAGGGATATCCTTCGATTTTGTGATAGTAGAAACATAAATCTTCCTTTTGGTGGAAAAGTTGTAGTCTTGGGAGGAAATTTTCGACAAATTTTGCCAGTTATACCAAAAGGAACGAGACAAGAAGTAGTTCATGCTACAATCAACTCCTCCTATCTTTGGGATTTTTGTGAAGTGATGACATTACATACAAACATGAGGCTACTAACTGATAGTTTAGATTCTGATTTTCAGCAAAGAAAGGAGTTCTCTGATTGGATCTTAGGAATTGGTGATGGTAATGTTGGGGAAGACAATGATGTGGATATAAGTGTTCAAATTCCCGATGATTTGCTTATAAAAAGCGCAGGTGACTCACTCACATCCATTGTTTATAGCACATATCCTTCATTCTTGGATAATATGAACGATCTTTCATTTTTTCAAGATAGGGCTATATTAGCTCCTAAGAATGACATTGTTGACAAGATCAATGATTACATGTTGGGCTTAATTCCTGGCGATCGAAAAACATATCTTAGTTTTGATTCTGCATACTCACCCAATTCAGATGTTGATAATCCAGATAATGTGCACACTAcagaattttttaacacaattAATGGTTttggacttccaaatcacataGTGAAACTAAAAGTTGGGGTGCCAGTAATGTTATTGAGAAACATAAATCATTCTtcaggattatgcaatggaactcGACTAATCATTACAAGGATGGGAAAGTATGTTCTTGAAGGAAAAGTGATATCGGGAAGTAATCTTGGCCATAAGGTTTATATACCTAGATTATCGTTAACACCTGCTGATGTCAGAAttcctttcaaatttcaaaggAAGCAATTTCCTTTGACTCTTTCATTTGCAATGACTATTAATAAAAGTCAAGGGCAGTCGTTAAAGCATGTTGGGTTGTATCTTTCTTGTTCAGTTTTCTCACATGGTCAGCTATATGTGGCGCTTTCAAGAGTTACCTCGAGAAAAGGTTTGAAAATATTGGCAATTGATGATGAAAGTCAAGATACGAACATGACTGCAAATGTTGTTTATaaagaaatatttcaaaaattatctTAA